Proteins co-encoded in one candidate division WOR-3 bacterium genomic window:
- a CDS encoding nucleotidyltransferase codes for MIVKIELLKRILVRHKRELKHKYHVKEIGIFGSYVRGDQKRKSDIDILVEFEEVPGLFKFIELEDYLSEILGIKTDLVMKDALKPYIGKHILAEVIYL; via the coding sequence ATTATAGTGAAGATTGAATTGTTGAAAAGGATTCTCGTACGACATAAAAGGGAGTTAAAGCACAAATATCATGTTAAAGAGATAGGTATTTTTGGGTCTTATGTGAGAGGTGATCAAAAAAGAAAAAGTGATATTGACATTTTAGTCGAATTTGAAGAGGTGCCGGGGTTATTCAAATTCATCGAGTTAGAAGATTATTTGAGTGAAATTTTAGGAATAAAAACAGATCTGGTGATGAAAGATGCGTTAAAACCATACATTGGCAAACATATATTAGCTGAGGTTATTTATCTGTGA